A region of the Callithrix jacchus isolate 240 chromosome 10, calJac240_pri, whole genome shotgun sequence genome:
AAGCCATCTTCattagttttctgatttttttttttccctcaaccaAGTGAATGCTAAGACGCTCTTCTCTATATGATGGCTGTATTGGCCAGTTGCTATAGATGATCAGTCTAGACTCATGGTCAGTTGTAGCCTCTGAATAAGTAGTTTTCCTTTCAAACCAATTGCCTCTTATTCCATTCTAATTATATCCCACTTCTGGTTTGCCTTGATCTGCAGGTCTGAGTAACTGTTGTCTTCTGGCTTCAGAAAAGCAAGGTAGCTTCCAGGCTAATTTGGCTTCCCCGCTTAAGTTTCCCTTCCACATTTTATGATATAGCAGAATGCTAAAGGAGTCTGAAGTTCACATATTCTAAATTTCTGCCACTCAGCAATGGTGTAGTTTGGGGCAAGATGCTTAGCcttggtcaggcacggtggctcacacctgtaatctcagcactttggcgggctgagacaggtggatcacgaggtcaggagttcaagaccagcctggccaagatgttgaaaccccatctctactaaaaatgcaaaaattagatgggcatggtggcacgtacctgtaatcccagctacaaaggaggctgaggcaagagaatcgcttaaacctgggaggtggaggttgcagtaagccaagatcgtgccattgcactccagcctgggtgacagagtgagactctgtctcaaaaaaaaaaaaaaaaaaaaaagatgcttaacCTTtgtaaacctcagttttctcgtatgtaaaatggagataatgatatCAGCTTTCTAAGGTTGTTAGAAGGAATAGatgaaatacatgtatatatatttaagtacacTGTACAAACCCTATATTATGTTATTACTTTCCcttgttattattataatattaaacTGTCAAGGTTGAATCCTTGCAACATGTGAAAAGACCCAGCGgaagtgtttgtttttaattatatgtgGTTCCATTTCTTAGACTATCTTGCTAAGCctgcaacaacaaaaagaaaaagcacaacatccccattttacagatgaaaaaacaaatagataGGCTAAGTGTCACTTGATTAAAAAGAGTGATAAAGCCAGCTtaaaatttaggtttttttgattttAGTTTAGTATTCTTCATTAATCCATGATATTATGACTGTGCAGTCATTCAATAATACAGTTCAGAGAATGTTATTTTCTCTATGGCTGAATTGTCTCTTCTAAACTGTGACTACAGTGCTTTTCCTCTGATGCGGCACTGAGCCTATTCATACCTTCCTGTATACCTCTGACTTTCTGTTGTCTAAACCTGTCTTTCTCCGCACTGAGCCAGAGTTGAAAATAACCATTCTGTATAAAAAAACTTAAAGTTTTAAGTTCTCCTGTGCCATGAGGACATAATTTTGCTGATTACTTCTTTTAAGACTTCCTTTACCTTTTCATTTCTGAGACTATAAATGAAAGGATTCAGAAGAGGGGTCACCATTGTGGTGAGGATAGCTGTCACCTTGTCAAAATCCCATGAGTGACTCTGGCTGGGCCTCACATACATGAAGATGTTGCTCTCATAGGCAATGGAAACGACGGTGATGTGGGAAGTGCAGGTGGAAAAGGCCTTCTGACGTCCTTGGGCTGAGGGGATACGCAGGATGGTAGAGATGATGTAGGACATAGTGGTGAGCACCAATGAGGTAAGGAGGACGAGGGAAGATAAGAGGAAGTTTATCATCTCAATGAAATGAGTGTCTCTACAGGACATGTGTAGCAGAGGGGCAATGTCACAGAAGAAGTGATTAATTTTCTTGTAACAAAAAGGCAATCTGGATACCACAATGGTTGGGGACAACACAGACAGGAAGGCTCCAACCCAGCAGCCCAGAACTAGTAGGAGGCAGGCCCTGCTGTTCATGATGGTGGTGTAGTGCAGGGGGTCACAGATGGCCACGTAGCGGTCAAAGGACATCACTGCCAAGAGGATAAACTCCACTGTccccaagaaaaaaaagaaataagtttgGGTGATGCAGCCAGCAAAAGATATGGTCTTCTTTTCCTGCAGGAGACAGGCTAATAGCTTTGGGGTAACTGAGGTGGTGTAAAAAATGTCCAAAAGTGACAAATTACTGAGGAAGAAGTACATTGGGGTTTGGAGGCGATGATCTGCCCATATTAGGGAAATGATGGCAATGTTTCCTGTTAGAGTAAGCATGTAAGTAAACAAGAGGACCACAAAAAGGGAAATCTGAAGCTGCTGAAGAACAGGAAAGGCCGTCAGGGTAAACTCAGTCACTGTGGTCTGATTTTGCATGTCCATTGCAGGCAATGCTTAGTGAGCAGcacatctctggaaaaaaaaaaaaaaaaaaaaagataaaatacaaagatgaaacTCAGCTTAAGGAAGTTTTCAACTCCCAATGTCTGTGTTAAGAGTGAAGTAGAAAAAGCTTTGTGTGAGGAGTCAAGAGTGATTCATTCACAGTCTGCTTTGAATTTATTAAATGTGGTTGCTTGGGTAAAGGACATTACTACTTCTAACTTCAGTATTCTCATATTTAAAAGTTTTGATTGAATGAAATTATCCTCATTGTCCCTGTAATTCCAGTCTTTaagattttagtttcttttacaCAATActcctttctgttttttgctCTTCCTGACCAAGGAAAATTCTGTTGCTGGAAAAAGAGGAATGCTTAACTGAGAATCTAgtcaattatttgaaaaattgagaaaaagaagGTTAATAAAACTTGAGTTAGGCTGGGTgccgtagctcatgcctgtaatcccagccctttgggtggCCAatgcgagtggatcacctgaggttgggagttggagaccagcctgaccaacatggagaaacgctgtctctactaaaaatacaaaaattagctgggtatggttgtgtgcgccggtaatcccagctacatgggaggctaaggcaaaagaatcacttgagcccaggaagcagaggttgcagtgaaccgagattgcgccgctgcactccagcctggtgacagagcaagactctgtctaaaaaaaaaaaattagttacttTTCTCAAAGTTATTTCAACTTTGAAGGCATCTTCTAAATCAATGAACAGAAACTGTTAAAACTGGTCAAGACCGTCCAATTAAAGGGAATTTATATTTACCTCTACTCACTTCTGTTATTATCATGTTTTGATATCACTGTAATATACAATTAGACACAAGTTATTTGATCAATCAGTCTTTCCCTAAATctacttagtttttctttgtttttactttatataatataaatgttttcatgacTACACTGTTATGGAACAAGTACATCCATAATATATAATTCATTATTTGTGTAacctcttttaaatattttgaaaaaagtcTTATGGGACAATGATTAATTTGTTgtattgttgttgttctttgcCATGTTACATTTATGGCAGCATCCAAAAAAATAATCAACGTTTCTACTTGCTTTCTCCAACTGATTCTTACAGGTTTTTCCAAAGAAGTCTTTTATGCTCAACATTTTTTGCCCAGTCATTTGAAGAGTAGGTTGTGAACAATACTGCAAAAACTAGATGCCAAAACATGTATTTGATCTATCAAAAAGATGTACGTGAAACACTCATCCTTAATCTCTGAATACTGCCCAAGTTCACTGAAGATCTATTTCAGTCTGTGTAATTCAGCTGAAGTACTGTCTTGTGGTGTATTATTTTGTGGCTAGTCCTCGTTTCAAGTTAAAACAACCAATTTATATCCCTAAACTaggtaaattttttaatgtggtacATATAGAACTCCTCTTTCAGGGAGGTCATTTCCTCAGACTCTCTACTTGGGAAAAGTCACTGTCAGAAGCTGGTacttattattatgttttttttccccatttattcattcttttagttaacagtttttctttcttttttttttttttttagcatatgtTGTGCATCATGAAAATTTTCAGGTTCTGGAGTTATATCAGaggaacaaaaaatacaaagcaagaaGAAGGcaaaaatgttaacagcaaaaagTTTCCCCATCAAGCCTACAATATAGTTAAGGGAGACAGAAAATTATATAAGTAAAATCAAGGCTATGATCTTGATTGTGATAAGTCTCAGAGCcgagatttttttcataaacatatttgcattttcaaatttgGCTGTTACTTTTTCTGGTTCTTGTAAGTTCATTTTTGTTCactactcatttttctttctttctttttttttttttttgttttgagacggagtttccctcttgttaactaggctggagtgcaatctctgctcaccgcaacctccgcctcttgggttcaggcaattctcctgcctcagcctcctgagtagctgggattacaggcacgtgccaccatgcccagctaattttttgtatttttaatagagacggggtttcaccatgttgaccaggatggtttcgatctctggaccttgtgatccacctgcctcagcctcccaaagtgctgggattacaggcttgagccaaatcaaggtatcattattattttaataattgtctTCATCTTCTCTGTTCTATATAAGAAAATTCTGgtttcttacaattttttttaacattctaggTCATTGGTgagtaaactttaaaaatgcataatGGTTTTTGACCATCtaagagtaattttctttttttttaaattgtactttaggttctggggtacatgtgcagatcatgcaggactgttgcataggtacatatatggcaaggtggtttgctgcctccatcccccatcacctatatctggcatttctccccaagttatcgctccacaacctccccaccccttgatgtccctcccttagcccccccaAGAGAAcccagagtgtgatgctcccctccctgtgtccgtgtgttcactttgttcaacacccacctatgagcaagaacatttggtatttggttttctgttcttgtgtcagtttgctgagaatgatggtttccagattcatccatgtccgtacaaataacgtgaactcatccttttttatggctgcatagtatttttcAAATGTGAGTGGAATGGAATAACTACGTAGCAGAgctctttttacttctttaacATCTTTGGTCCCAGTTTCTAACTCCATGAGTATTGGTCTTCTCCATATTCCTTCCCagtctaaatatttatttgtttttcatgagATCAGGCACCATATCTATTTAATATCTCATTCTTTGAGAGCAGAAAATGCTCACTgatttactaaataaataaatcagaattgGGGAAGCTTTTCCCTTAAGTATGGAGTTGCAGCTGCCCCAAGGGTAAGCAATGGTAAGCTCTGTAGcctgtatttttatatatcaatacAGACTTTTATCATAACCTGTACTTTGTCGGTGTGTTCTTCTCTGTCTAGTTATCAGGATCTGAGTAGTTTTGGAAGACTGATTCCTGCAATATTAATGCTGGGTTTGGGAAGGAACCCAAACACCACAATGCCTAATCAAGATCTTTCATAGTTTGGAGGTGGGAGACAAAAAGGGAAAAGCGTATGATAAAAGGAGAAGTTTACAATAGTAAGGTGCATTATTCCACTTCTTCTAGTAATTCTTCAAATTCTTACAAGGTGGGGTGGGctgtttaattatattttaagttattaaaGAATCCAAAGAGTAATATCTATTGAAATAGGCTCTTGGTACCAGTACAAACTCTTTTTATCATAAATATTCTAGTGTTCTCTCCTCTCTCTACAGCTCTTTTACCCAGAAAATAAACTTCCACACTATTAACTACTGCACAAAGTGCATAACTATATCTACATAGACAAGTAATAATGTTATTGCGGTATaacacaaaaatagaataaagcacACTATGTAGACAAGGGGAAACACTTTAGAATTCCCCTGCATTTCCCCCTTACTCCCTTCATCACTGATAATGCTGAAGATTCACAGATATCTTAAGAAAGAATAATGAAGATTTTCATACAGCTGCCTATCATCCCATTGTTCCTTTCATTTGTCTAGTTAATTTCTTTACAACATCCTTAAtatcttacattttgtttttcttgctagGTAGTCTTTTAGGACCTGATAGGAGCTTGATTCccctctgtattttaaaaattgaacaacTCAGACTTTTCAAAAGCATTATACAATCAAAACCTGCAGTTGTTGAAAACAAACGGAGTTGCTATTTGCCATGATTGTCATAAAAAATGTATCACTAAGGGGAAAAAATTGTATTTCGAGCTTTCTATTTTGTTGTGCTTTGGGTCAAATACAGGTCTCTGAGAAGAACTGAAGATGTAGCATTGCTCTCCTTTGTGGAGTCTCTTAACCTCTGAAAGGAACCTGGCCTTTTAAGGTTCTCTCAGGGCACTCAGGACCTCATCATATCTAGGAAGGAAGGCTCTGGGCTCTCTTCACCGTAACGACCCGTGTGCAACAATTTAGGCTTTTATTTTTGGGGGCATTTTTTCCCTCATTAGCATTTCTGTGGATCCTTAGGAAATTGCATACAATTGCACATGTAAAGATTTAAGaattaggaaaatgtggcataataGGAAAAAGTATAGAAAGTTTTAGAATCAATGATgtgctatatattttttgttcagTCACCTGTAGCTTTATAATCTTTTAACAGGACTCTTAAGCCTCCTGAGGTTTATCTTCGTCATCTCTAAAATGGCAACAATAGTAATGCCAGATTCAAGGTCCTAAGACAGTGCCTACCACAGTGATTTATATCtagtaggtgctcactaaatgTTGGTTAAGAAAATAGGATTGGGGAAGGgtgaacagaaatgaaataagatGTGATGCAGGTGGGGGCTTAGAGATACCTCAAGTTCTTTACTAtcagtaaaatgtaaaaaaatttgtTGCtgaagtatattaaaatatttacatacttaTAATAAAGATATGACATTTGACATCCTCCCTCATAAAATATTTGACAGAATggtaattacattttaatttataaaatcacCCATAGACAAGTTTAAGTGACACTCAGACTGTAACATATAAATACAGATAATTACATGACAAAGTGTACTTACGTTACACAGCTTTTAAAACAATTGGTAATTTCTTCATTCATATATGTTAAGAAACTTGAACATCAAGTTTTTTTTCCTACTCCATACCATTCATTATTCTATAAATGCTTTCACTGCTCCAATTTTGAATTCTCTATAAACCTACCTGTGTCTTAGCTGAGACTCTTCCCTATACCACACTTAATCCCCTTTGCAGAACCACACCGAATGGTTATTCAATTTTGGCTTGAATACTCCGTCCTTCTTCCCTTGATTGAGAAACTAAGTTTTTACAACCTCGAATTACTTTTCCCAGTTCTTTTTCTTAGTCCCATTGAGGAAGTCTAAGTCTTGATTTATACTAACTCCAAGTGTTTGATCACTATTTAACCATTTTATCCTAGATATCTAGTATATCTCAAACTTGGACTATTCCTTTGACTTTCAAGGACTACATTTTTGCCAAAAAGATTTAGGTTTGGTAATGAATCAAGACATTAGACACAACTGAATTAAGCATAGGTCCTTGACTTCTATTTTAGGTCACTGGAAAATGAGAGCTTCTCAGCTCTCAGATATTTTTTCCCAGTGGTAGGAATGTGATATCCTGTCTATTCAGTCAGTTTCTATTTCTTCGGTGGATCCATctagaaaactgaaatttttcaAACCCATAGAATGTCAGGTTAGAAGAAAACTTAAAGGGCATATGAGCCAACTTTGTCCTAAAAAGTTCTACAATATCTTCAACAAGTTGTTGTCCAGTGACGTTAAACTCACTATTCTTAAATCATCTCATTTTAGTTTAACATTCTTGttagaaaatattatattcatattCAGTAAAGTAATCTCTTTAACCTTCAGCGTTTTGTTTAGGTATTCCCGTTTATTCATCAGGCATATTGTGACTTTATTTTAGATACATCTACCTTATTTGCTCTCCCCAGAAAATAATACAACCTTCCCTGTATTAAAGTGATTATAATTGTgatctttaatgatttttttgtttacttttagtgATCTGGATTAGAATGTCTCTTGGGACTATTGCATAAAAAAGTTTATTACTGTAATCAAAGAATGTTAGAATCAAGGTAACTAATCATAGTTAAAAAGTTAAGGTTTCCTGGAAAACTCCCTTGGGTGTTTTCAGGAAAAACTTAGAGAACTGCTTTAAAGCCTCAGGGAAATAGAAActtggaaaacttaaaaaaaatctgaaatgttcaCAGTATCTTAAAATAGGCTTTCAGCTGCTCTTCAAAGTGAGattatttacatacatttatatctatgtacatattttaaaatccatttattgAGGAATTCTTTATAcataagtaatttaaaatgtatactttgTTAAATTTTGACAAGTATACAGTCATGTAGCCACTGTCATCACCacaacaatgttttaaaaatatctccattACCTTAAAAGGTTTTCTTGTGTCCTTTTGTGGTAAATGCTTTTCTTTCCCCACCCCAGCTCCTGAAAACCACTGACATGTTTCATATCActgtaattttgaattttctgaaattttacataaatggaatcttaTATAGCATATAGTATTTTGTGCCTTGTTCCTTTCACTGAAGTTGATGGTTTGACATTAATCCAAATGATTCAGGTATCAGTAGTTTCTGCCTTTGTGCCCTTGACGATGATCAATTACATAGATTGCATAgacataccacagtttatttattcatcagatGATAGGCACTTGAGTtgtttcaaattttggaatataGAAGCTATATATCATATAGAAACTATATTATGAATATAGCTTCTATGAAcatttcagtttctgtttttgtgtggatatttgtttttatttgtcttgaATACATTCTTAAGAGTGGAATTACTATGTTGtatggtaagtgtatgtttagctttataataaattgttaaagtatatttcaaaatcatTCTACCTTTTTTATGCCTATCAACAATGTATGAGAGTCCTGTAGTTTCTCATTGTTGCCAACACTTGGTGTTTTAATCTCCTTAATTttagcccagctaatttcatttttagcttgcatttctctaatgattaatggtGTTGTggatcttttcatttatttttttctgtttgtatatAATAATtgttgaagtgtctgttcaaatattttgaccaactttaaaaaatatatcaagttGTTTGTCTTCTTAGTGagctgtaaaattttaaaatatatttcagttatAAGTTATTTATTGGACTCatgttttgcaaatgttttctcccaaaatatggcttttacttttcttctcagAAAAGTTTCTTAGATGTGATTCAACTGAAAAGCATcgctattttattatattaatgatATAATGTTGATCTCAATCTGAAGATCAAGGTAAGATTGAATTTCAAATGCTATCATATGACTAGGGAGTGCCTGATCAACCTGGTTGAAGTATAATTCAATTCAAAACAATACAATTCTTAAAGTTACCCGGGGTGTGATAtagtttagattatttttttaaaaaaactttcattttaggttaaggggtatatatgcaggtttgttatatagataaattgcatgtcacagaGATTAggtttacagattatttcatcacgcAGGTTATAAGCATAGCACTAGATAGGGAGTAGTTTTTccatcccctccctcctcccacttttcACCCTCAAATAGGCTCTAGTATCTATTGTTCACTTCTTTGTGTCTATATGTACttagtgtttagctcccacttataagtgagaacatgctaatGTGGTTTTCtatccctgtgttagtttgcttaggataattgCCCCAGCTCCATCTACgttgctgcaaaaaacatgatcttgttctttgttatggctgcatagaattcacgatgtaccacattttatataTCCAGTctgccatgtctttgctattgtgaatagtgctacaaggAACATAtaagttcatgtgtctttatggaagaatgatttatactcaTTTGGGTATGTAActaataatgagattgctgggtcaaatggcatttctattttttttaattatactttaaattcaggggtacatgtgcagattgtgcaggattgttacataggtatacacgtgccatgatggtttgctgcatccatccccctgtcatcgatatggtatttctattttaagttctttgagaaattgccaaactgctttccacagtggctgaagccCTTgattttaattaggtcccatttgtgaatttttgtttatgttaCAATTGCTATTGATGTCtccatcatgaaatctttgtctggTCCTATATGCAGAAtgatattttctaggttttcttctggggttttcagagttttggtttttacatttaagtctctaatgcatctagagttgatttttgtatttggtgtAAAGAAGGagttcagtttcaatcttctgcatatggctagccagttatcctagcaccatttattgaatggggagtcatttcctcattgcttattttcgtcaggtttgtcgaagatcagatggttgtgatACAGGAATTAAGAAGAAATGACTTAGGCAGATAGTATGGGTATGGGAGTCCTcagtaaggctttttttttttttttttttttttttaatgagaagcaGTCCCAAATCATTGTGTAACAAAGAGCTGCCTATAAAgtcgagctgcagacatagacaaaGAAGCTGGGAGCTTGCAAGTGTGAATGCTGCTAGGAACTAAGGTCTAGACATGTTCAAGATagcagctccatcttcccttctctgccagcTGTGTACGGTAAGGAGTAGGCAAGATGGTGCCCATCAACTGGAAAGTCATTTGCATAATAAGAATAGGGTGGGTGACCAGGCTTCCCCACATGCTGTGTAAACCTCATATCTGATCACCCCAATCTgtgagccctatgtaaatcagacaccacctcctcaaacCTGACTATAAAATCCAGTGCATTCACCGCTAGTAGGTACTTGCTGCTCGGAGACGCCTCTCTGTATAGAGAAAgcagtttctctttctcctctcttctatCTATTAAACCTCCACTCCTAAACTCCTCGTGTGTGCCCCTGTCCTAAATTTTCTTGGTACAGGACTACAAACCCCAGGGTATATACCCTAGACGATGTAGCTACTTCAGTTTTGGGTATGTATTTTTGGGTCTCATTTCTgggtctgttccattggtctatgtgtctgtttttgtatctgtACCATGTAGTGttggttaccatagccttgtagtgtagttgaacttgggtaatgtgatgtctctagctttgttcttgcttaggattgtcttggctatttgtgttctttttggtttcatatgaattttaaaatgtttttttcaaattctgtaagGAATGACATTGGTCCTTTGATAggaatagcgttgaatctgtaaattgctttgggcagtatgggcattttaacaatattgactcttcctatccatgagcatgacttctcattgttcagcacccacttgtgagtgagaacatgcagtgattggttttctgttcttgtgtcagtttgttgagaatgatggtttctagtttcatccatgtccctgcaaaggacacgaactcatccttttttatggctgcatagtattccatggtgtatatgtgtcacattttctttatccagtctatcactgatgggcattttaattggttccaagtctttgctattctaaatAGTGCAAGTGCCACaacgaacatacatgtgcatgtgtttttataatagaacaatttataatcctttgggtatatatccagtaatgggattgctgggtcaaatggtatttctatttctagatccttgaggaattgccacactgtcctccacaagaaatgcaaatcaaaaccacactgagataccatctcactaatcagtttttaaaacttgtctctttgccatattggctaggaGAATTAAATATTTTGCCTCTTAGCATAGTCAAGATTATTTAAAAGGAAGCATTTTAAGCTAGTGGAAGCTCCATATTTTCCACTCTTTTATGTGATGACATGTTGTTACTTTTATATGAATGATCTCATTTAAGAGCACAAGTGTCATGTAAGATAAACAGCAGAAATTCCTGCCATCATTTTAGCGATGAGCAAGCAAAAAGCTTAGTGAGGTAATATAACTAATCTGACTCCATGGACATTTAGTGGCTAAACAAATATTAGACATTAGCTTTTATAACTCAGGATCTGGAGTTTTTCTGCCATTCTATATTGCtatgtgaaaaatatttcaaagaccaTGGGGACATagaatctttactttttttcccctggcTTTCATATCAAGGTTATAATACTtcactgacagtggagtgtgatGCTTATTCATCCTGACTACATAATCCGAGGCTCAGCCACACTTCTGTGCCGCTCGCTGTTCACATGAACAAGGCGCCATACAGAGGCAACATAGCTTAGATGTCCTGAAGTTGCTTAGTGTCATGTCCCTTTGGAATGTGGTGACACAATTCTGCAAATTGACTCCCTCCATACTTTAGCTTTTCATTTTCAAGCTATAAATGTGGGGATTCAGAAAAGAAGTCACTACTATAGTGAGGAGAGCTGTCACTTTGTCAAAATCCGGCTAA
Encoded here:
- the LOC100392968 gene encoding olfactory receptor 6M1-like, whose product is MDMQNQTTVTEFTLTAFPVLQQLQISLFVVLLFTYMLTLTGNIAIISLIWADHRLQTPMYFFLSNLSLLDIFYTTSVTPKLLACLLQEKKTISFAGCITQTYFFFFLGTVEFILLAVMSFDRYVAICDPLHYTTIMNSRACLLLVLGCWVGAFLSVLSPTIVVSRLPFCYKKINHFFCDIAPLLHMSCRDTHFIEMINFLLSSLVLLTSLVLTTMSYIISTILRIPSAQGRQKAFSTCTSHITVVSIAYESNIFMYVRPSQSHSWDFDKVTAILTTMVTPLLNPFIYSLRNEKVKEVLKEVISKIMSSWHRRT